In the Pyrolobus fumarii 1A genome, one interval contains:
- a CDS encoding radical SAM protein — protein MPFKTCTWNCVYCYLGYAQPVVERRRWIEERVVVEKVLEKVRSVHTDYVTLVGIGEPTLASNIGRVVELLKSEVGVRVAVLSNGSLFNRGVAFEVSEADYIKATITSVDEDKWRVLHNPAAPLNAEEFVEGLWLASRAAKSFHLEVMLVDGVNDSPEDAARLGSVIRELGVTSVAVNTPFRPGWARWVNPPAPERVLRFASILERVSGHRVEVLTGRGLRPPRIDPSKPGESLAEIVSTHILSWSEAVEALREAGVENPEDTLRELVETGVVKARRVGSETYLYRED, from the coding sequence GTGCCTTTCAAGACGTGCACGTGGAACTGTGTCTACTGTTACCTGGGTTACGCCCAGCCTGTCGTCGAGAGGAGACGTTGGATCGAGGAGAGGGTCGTAGTCGAGAAGGTGCTTGAGAAGGTGAGGAGCGTACACACGGACTACGTTACCCTTGTTGGTATCGGCGAGCCGACGCTAGCCTCGAACATCGGTAGGGTAGTCGAGCTCCTCAAGAGCGAGGTGGGCGTACGCGTCGCGGTGTTGAGCAATGGTAGCTTGTTCAATAGGGGTGTGGCGTTCGAGGTGAGTGAGGCCGACTACATCAAGGCGACGATAACCAGCGTTGATGAGGATAAGTGGAGGGTGTTGCACAACCCCGCTGCGCCGCTCAACGCGGAGGAGTTCGTGGAGGGGTTGTGGCTCGCCTCGAGGGCCGCCAAGAGCTTCCACTTGGAGGTTATGCTCGTAGACGGGGTTAATGACTCCCCGGAGGACGCGGCTAGACTCGGCAGCGTTATACGCGAGTTGGGGGTTACAAGCGTCGCTGTGAACACACCTTTCCGGCCTGGCTGGGCTCGTTGGGTAAACCCACCCGCCCCCGAGAGGGTGCTCAGGTTCGCAAGCATACTCGAGAGAGTATCGGGCCACCGGGTGGAGGTGCTCACAGGTAGGGGCCTGAGACCACCAAGGATAGACCCGAGCAAGCCAGGCGAATCCCTAGCCGAGATAGTATCGACGCACATACTATCGTGGAGCGAGGCAGTCGAGGCTCTACGTGAAGCCGGGGTAGAGAACCCCGAGGACACACTCCGCGAGCTTGTAGAGACCGGCGTCGTAAAAGCCCGGAGGGTGGGCAGCGAGACCTACCTGTACCGCGAAGACTAG